ATTTGCATCATGTATGTGATGAAACTTGTTAATTCACCCGTACTCATTGTTCCACCAACAACATACCTTGCTCCAAACCAATAAACAAGAAGTAAACTAGAATAAATGGCAATCTGCATAATCGGAGCATTAAGAGCCGTAATTTTTTCAGCCTTTGTAAATAAATCTTTGATATCTGAAGAAGCTACTTTAAATTTTTCGATTTCTTTCTCTTCACGAACAAATGATTTTACAACGCGTACGCCGTTAATGTCTTCTTGTACGGTTTGATTTAATCGATCATATTTTTTAAAAACCGCAATAAAATAAGGATGCACGCGGTAGATAAGGGCAATTAAAATAAAGCCTACGATGGGAACGATGACTAAAATCGTTAAAGATAATTTCAAATTCGTATAAGCTGCCATCGCAAAGGCAAAGGCGATCATGAAAGGTGCTCGAATAATCGTTTTTAATACCATTTGAAAAGCCATTTGGATATTTGTAATATCTGTTGTAAGCCTCGTGATCAAGCTGGATGAGGAATATTTATCAATATTATCAAAAGCAAATGTTTGAATATTTTTGTAAATATCTTGGCGAAGATTCGTTGAAAATCCCACTGCAGCGTCCGCAGAAAACTTTCCGCCTAATACTCCAAGCAGCATAGAAAGACACGCCAATGCAAACATTAGTGACCCTATTCTCAAAACATAATTGAGATCCCCTGCTATTAATCCGTTATCAATGATTTTTGCCATGAGAAAGGGGATAAAAATCTCAACAGCCACTTCCAATGCCATAAATAGCATCGTTAAATATGAAGGTTTCTTGTATTGTCGCAGTGATTTTATTAACGTTTTATACATTATTAAACTTCTCTCCTTTTAATCAAGCGAATGCGCCTGCTCCATTAAAGCATATATCCGGTAAATCGTTTTTATCGTCAAACGAATATCTTCTTCCGGAATATCTTTTAAAATTTGACCATTTTTATAGTGAAAGTCATACACAATTTCTTGATGCAACAATAACCCTTTTTCGGTTAATCGAATATTTACTACTCGCTTATCTGCTGCATTCGGTTCTTTTTTGATGTAACTTAACGTTTCTAGCAAAGCGATGTTTTTCGTAATACTGGGCAGCGTTAACCAATTTCCTCAGCAACGTCACTTACACGCACTTCCGTTAATTTTTTGACAAATTGTACAAGGTTTTAATAATATAAATATGTCTTTTTTGTATTTCCGGAGGCGGTTCAGGTAAAAAACGTAACGTTTGTTTTGCGTTCAAACAGGCATCAATATATTCCTCAGATAGTTTACTATCCATTACTCTTTCCTCCTTAAATTAAATTACCTAATATAATTACCACAGGTAACTATATTAGCAAAAAAAAGAATAAATAGATAGTGAAATCTACTTATTCTTTCAAAGTAATTTTATGAGAACGATTTAATTTTTTTAATTTGATAGTTTTAACTTTTATTTTTTTGGCCTAAGCCGGTTAAAATTTGACCGTTTTAGGAT
The nucleotide sequence above comes from Carnobacterium pleistocenium FTR1. Encoded proteins:
- a CDS encoding helix-turn-helix domain-containing protein; its protein translation is MLETLSYIKKEPNAADKRVVNIRLTEKGLLLHQEIVYDFHYKNGQILKDIPEEDIRLTIKTIYRIYALMEQAHSLD